A section of the Callospermophilus lateralis isolate mCalLat2 chromosome 16, mCalLat2.hap1, whole genome shotgun sequence genome encodes:
- the Slc7a13 gene encoding solute carrier family 7 member 13, producing MDKEKKIQLKRNFGYFRGTSFLIISIIGAGIFVSPKGVLEYSCMNVGLSLCVWAICAVLSLTGSLCSAEIGITFPYSGAHYYFLKRCFGPLIAFLRLWTSLFVGPGIIATQALLLAEYSIQPFYPSCLTPKLPKKCLALAMVWSVGILNSRGVREAAWLQMVSTVLKVAILGLISLSGVFMLVRGKKENVERFQNAFDAEFPDISQIIEAIFQGYFAFSGGGNLTYIAGELKKPSKTIPKCIFTAIPLVTVLFLLVNISYLTVLTPREILSSDAVAITWTDRMIPQLTWIIPFAISASLYSNLLVNVLDLTRVTYIAGQQGQLPLLFNTLNIHSSPLISVLLIVALASTVIVLTNLIELINKLYFMISIWTVLTMMGILKLRYQEPNLHRPYKVFLPFIFITMAISLGMVLIPLVKSPKMHYIYVFLFLLSGLLFYIPLVYFKLKLVWFETMTCYLQLLFNVCIPDVSGEETEVDT from the exons ATggataaagagaagaaaatacagCTTAAGAGAAATTTTGGATATTTCAGGGGCACAAGTTTTTTAATTATTAGTATAATTGGTGCAGGGATTTTTGTGTCTCCCAAAGGGGTTTTGGAGTATTCTTGCATGAACGTGGGCCTCTCCCTGTGTGTTTGGGCCATCTGTGCCGTGTTGTCCTTGACAGGATCTCTCTGCTCTGCAGAGATAGGAATAACCTTCCCATACAGTGGAGCTCACTATTATTTTCTCAAGAGATGCTTTGGCCCCTTGATCGCTTTCCTGAGACTTTGGACAAGCTTGTTCGTGGGGCCAGGGATAATTGCTACCCAAGCCCTGCTTCTTGCTGAGTACAGCATCCAACCTTTTTATCCCAGCTGCTTAACACCAAAACTACCAAAGAAATGTCTAGCCCTGGCCATGGTGTGGAGTGTGGGAATTCTGAATTCTCGAGGTGTGAGAGAAGCAGCCTGGCTTCAGATGGTAAGCACAGTGCTGAAAGTGGCCATACTTGGCCTTATTTCCCTCAGTGGAGTGTTCATGCTGGTGAGAGGCAAGAAGGAGAATGTAGAAAGATTTCAGAATGCTTTTGATGCTGAGTTTCCAGACATCTCCCAGATAATAGAAGCCATCTTCCAAGGATATTTTGCATTTTCAGGCGGGGGAAACTTAACGTACATAGCAG GGGAGCTGAAGAAACCCAGCAAAACCATTCCCAAATGCATATTTACAGCAATACCTCTGGTGACTGTTTTGTTTTTACTGGTTAACATTTCCTACCTGACTGTTCTGACACCCAGAGAAATTCTCTCTTCAG ATGCTGTGGCTATTACATGGACTGATCGAATGATCCCCCAATTAACATGGATTATTCCTTTTGCTATTTCTGCTTCATTATATAGCAACCTTCTGGTTAATGTGCTTGACTTAACAAGAGTGACATATATTGCAGGCCAGCAAGGCCAGCTGCCTTTGTTATTTAATACACTTAACAttcactcctctccactaatatcTGTATTACTAATTGTTGCCCTGGCATCCACTGTGATTGTCTTAACAAATCTAATTGAACTgataaacaaactttatttcatgATTTCTATCTGGACTGTATTAACAATGATGGGAATACTAAAACTGAGATACCAGGAGCCGAATCTACATAGACCTTATAAG GTGTTTTTGCCATTTATATTCATAACAATGGCCATCAGCCTGGGCATGGTTTTGATACCATTGGTAAAGTCTCCCAAGATGCATTATATCTATGTCTTTCTGTTTCTTCTCAGTGGACTGCTGTTTTACATACCTTTAGTATATTTTAAATTGAAGTTGGTTTGGTTTGAGACGATGACTTGCTATTTACAATTACTATTTAATGTTTGCATTCCTGATGTATCTGGTGAAGAGACAGAAGtagatacttaa